Proteins encoded in a region of the Capra hircus breed San Clemente chromosome 3, ASM170441v1, whole genome shotgun sequence genome:
- the HCN3 gene encoding potassium/sodium hyperpolarization-activated cyclic nucleotide-gated channel 3, whose protein sequence is MEAEQRPTTGANDGATPGLEAEPPAAPASTTTASGPVPGSRPGPEPKRRQLGTLLQPTVNKFSLRVFGSHKAVEIEQERVKSAGAWIIHPYSDFRFYWDLIMLLLMVGNLIVLPVGITFFKEENSPPWIVFNVLSDTFFLMDLVLNFRTGIVVEEGAEILLAPRAIRTRYLRTWFLVDLISSIPVDYIFLVVELEPRLDAEVYKTARALRIVRFTKILSLLRLLRLSRLIRYIHQWEEIFHMTYDLASAVVRIFNLIGMMLLLCHWDGCLQFLVPMLQDFPPDCWVSISHMVNHSWGRQYSHALFKAMSHMLCIGYGQQAPVGMPDVWLTMLSMIVGATCYAMFIGHATALIQSLDSSRRQYQEKYKQVEQYMSFHKLPADTRQRIHEYYEHRYQGKMFDEESILGELSEPLREEIINFTCRGLVAHMPLFAHADPSFVTAVLTKLRFEVFQPGDLVVREGSVGRKMYFIQHGLLSVLARGARDTRLTDGSYFGEICLLTRGRRTASVRADTYCRLYSLSVDHFNAVLEEFPMMRRAFETVAMDRLRRIGKKNSILQRKRSEPSPGSSGGVMEQHLVQHDRDMARGVRGLAPSTGARLSGKPVLWEPLVHAPLQAAAVTSSVAIALTHQRGPLPLSPDSPVTLLARSARRSAGAGSPASPLVPVRAGPLARGPWASTSRLPAPPARTLHASLSRAGRSQVSLLGPPPGGGGRRLGPRGRPLSASQPSLPQRAAGDGSPGRKSSGSERLPPSGLLTKPPGTAQPPRLPVPEPATPRGPQLSANM, encoded by the exons ATGGAGGCGGAGCAGCGGCCAACGACTGGGGCCAACGACGGGGCGACCCCTGGGTTGGAGGCTGAGCCTCCTGCTGCCCCGGCGTCTACAACCACAGCCTCGGGTCCGGTCCCTGGGTCCAGGCCCGGGCCCGAGCCCAAGAGGAGGCAGCTCGGGACCCTGCTCCAGCCCACGGTCAACAAGTTCTCCCTTCGCGTGTTCGGCAGCCACAAAGCAGTGGAAATCGAGCAGGAGCGGGTCAAGTCAGCGGGGGCCTGGATCATCCACCCGTACAGCGACTTCCG GTTTTACTGGGACCTGATCATGCTCCTGCTGATGGTGGGAAACCTCATTGTGCTACCTGTGGGCATCACCTTCTTCAAGGAAGAGAACTCTCCACCTTGGATTGTCTTCAACGTCCTCTCTGACACTTTCTTCCTGATGGATCTGGTGCTCAACTTCCGCACAGGCATCGTGGTAGAGGAGGGTGCTGAGATCCTGCTGGCACCGCGGGCCATCCGCACACGCTACCTGCGCACCTGGTTCCTGGTTGACCTCATCTCCTCTATTCCTGTGGATTACATCTTTCTGGTGGTGGAGCTGGAGCCACGACTGGATGCTGAGGTCTACAAAACAGCGCGGGCCCTGCGCATCGTGCGTTTCACCAAGATCCTCAGCCTGCTGCGGCTGCTCCGCCTCTCCCGCCTCATCCGCTACATACACCAgtgggaggag ATCTTTCACATGACCTATGACCTGGCCAGTGCTGTGGTTCGCATCTTCAACCTCATTGGaatgatgctgctgctgtgtcactgGGATGGCTGTCTGCAGTTCCTGGTCCCCATGCTGCAAGACTTCCCTCCTGACTGCTGGGTCTCCATCAGCCACATGGTG AATCACTCCTGGGGCCGCCAGTATTCCCACGCCCTGTTCAAGGCCATGAGCCACATGCTCTGCATTGGCTACGGGCAGCAGGCACCTGTAGGCATGCCCGACGTCTGGCTCACCATGCTCAGCATGATCGTGGGTGCAACGTGCTACGCCATGTTCATCGGTCATGCCACTGCCCTCATCCAGTCCCTGGACTCCTCACGGCGTCAGTACCAGGAGAAG TACAAGCAGGTGGAGCAGTACATGTCCTTCCACAAGCTGCCGGCTGATACACGGCAGCGCATCCATGAGTACTATGAACACCGCTACCAGGGCAAGATGTTCGATGAGGAGAGCATCCTAGGCGAGCTGAGCGAGCCACTGCGGGAG gaGATCATTAACTTCACCTGCCGGGGCCTGGTGGCCCACATGCCGCTGTTCGCCCATGCTGACCCCAGCTTCGTCACGGCCGTGCTCACCAAGCTACGCTTTGAGGTCTTCCAGCCGGGGGACCTCGTGGTGCGTGAGGGCTCCGTGGGCAGGAAGATGTACTTCATCCAGCATGGGCTGCTCAGTGTGCTGGCACGTGGCGCCCGGGACACCCGCCTCACTGATGGATCCTACTTTGGGG AGATCTGCCTGCTGACTCGGGGCCGACGCACGGCCAGCGTGCGTGCAGACACCTACTGCCGCCTGTACTCGCTCAGCGTGGACCATTTCAACGCCGTGCTCGAGGAGTTCCCTATGATGCGCCGGGCCTTCGAGACAGTGGCCATGGATCGGCTGCGCCGTATCG GCAAGAAGAATTCCATACTGCAGCGGAAGCGCTCTGAGCCAAGTCCAGGCAGCAGTGGGGGCGTCATGGAGCAGCACCTGGTCCAACATGACAGGGATATGGCTCGCGGTGTTCGGGGCCTGGCGCCCAGCACAGGCGCTCGGCTCAGTggaaagccggtgctctgggagcCGCTGGTGCACGCACCCCTGCAAGCAGCTGCCGTGACCTCTAGTGTGGCCATTGCCTTGACACACCAGCGGGGCCCTCTTCCCCTCTCGCCCGACTCTCCAGTCACCCTCCTTGCTCGCTCTGCTCGAAGATCAGCAGGAGCAGGCTCCCCAGCCTCCCCCCTGGTGCCTGTCCGAGCTGGCCCTCTAGCCCGGGGGCCTTGGGCATCCACCTCCCGCCTGCCGGCCCCGCCTGCTAGAACCCTCCATGCCAGCCTATCCCGGGCTGGGCGCTCACAGGTGTCACTGCTGGGGCCTCCCCCAGGAGGGGGTGGACGGCGACTAGGACCTCGGGGCCGCCCTCTCTCAGCCTCCCAACCTTCTCTGCCTCAGAGGGCAGCAGGTGATGGCTCTCCTGGGCGTAAGAGCTCAGGAAGTGAGCGCCTGCCCCCTTCAGGGCTCCTGACCAAGCCTCCAGGGACAGCCCAGCCCCCCAGGCTGCCAGTGCCTGAGCCAGCTACTCCCCGGGGCCCCCAGCTGTCTGCCAACATGTGA